A window of Eubacteriaceae bacterium ES3 contains these coding sequences:
- a CDS encoding GGDEF domain-containing protein, protein MIKKESEHKMMNENSIDTSLLLKVYDAIRVVNPLEKSVIDDEFVENEKPSCCYDIWDFGRTCENCISTRALQENRTVMKFEYTDEKLYMVTAIPDPSKRQVLELLRDVTNEHLLEGMRDETSEKIMEKLKKLNQEVVTDGLTNVYNRRFLRERLPYELIKAYQDQYPISIVMLDVDYFKHINDDYGHPTGDQVLIELATVLKNWIREETDWVVRYGGEEFLLFMQKISSKMLKERMEALRLHIEELIFCKDTHQIKLTVSMGLLNQMIVNENGIEKGDDFIHLADEALYTSKKNGRNQCTMVGAVEEKSIDLPD, encoded by the coding sequence ATGATAAAAAAAGAGTCGGAGCATAAGATGATGAACGAAAATTCAATTGATACCAGTCTGCTGTTAAAAGTTTATGATGCCATTCGGGTTGTTAATCCTTTGGAAAAAAGCGTGATTGATGACGAGTTTGTGGAAAATGAAAAGCCTTCCTGTTGCTATGATATCTGGGATTTTGGAAGAACCTGCGAGAACTGTATTTCGACTCGGGCATTACAGGAAAATCGGACGGTAATGAAGTTTGAGTATACAGATGAGAAATTATACATGGTTACGGCTATACCTGATCCATCCAAAAGACAGGTTTTAGAACTGCTGCGGGATGTAACCAATGAACATCTGCTGGAAGGGATGAGAGACGAAACCAGCGAAAAGATCATGGAAAAACTTAAGAAATTGAATCAGGAAGTAGTTACAGACGGACTGACAAATGTTTATAATCGGCGTTTTTTAAGAGAAAGGCTGCCCTATGAGCTTATTAAAGCCTATCAGGACCAGTATCCGATTAGTATTGTGATGCTCGATGTGGATTATTTCAAACATATTAATGATGACTATGGACATCCAACTGGCGATCAGGTTCTGATAGAGCTTGCAACAGTTTTGAAGAATTGGATTCGCGAAGAAACCGATTGGGTTGTTCGTTATGGTGGCGAAGAGTTTCTATTGTTTATGCAAAAAATATCCTCCAAAATGCTAAAAGAGCGGATGGAAGCATTAAGGCTTCATATAGAAGAGCTGATCTTTTGTAAGGATACCCATCAAATAAAGCTGACAGTCAGCATGGGACTTTTAAACCAGATGATTGTTAATGAGAACGGGATTGAAAAAGGTGATGACTTCATTCATCTTGCTGATGAAGCCCTCTACACGTCGAAAAAAAATGGTAGAAATCAATGCACTATGGTAGGAGCAGTTGAGGAAAAATCGATTGATTTACCGGACTGA
- a CDS encoding MarR family transcriptional regulator translates to MKLSFHYLLMINQALFKKRVISRLSGSDLSSGQPKVLDYLSQHDGSIQKDIAFGCQIEPATLTTIIKSMEDQNLVERRSINDNRRSNFVYLTSLGREKSAHVNTIFKQTESDAFKDISKKEQEDFLKTFQKICHNLTETEH, encoded by the coding sequence ATGAAACTATCTTTTCACTATTTACTGATGATCAATCAGGCGCTATTTAAAAAGAGAGTCATCTCCAGGTTATCCGGTTCCGATCTGAGTTCCGGTCAACCTAAAGTTTTAGACTATCTTTCTCAGCACGACGGCAGCATCCAAAAGGACATCGCTTTTGGCTGCCAGATTGAGCCGGCTACTCTGACCACGATTATTAAAAGCATGGAAGATCAGAATCTCGTCGAGCGAAGAAGTATAAACGACAATCGTCGCAGTAATTTTGTTTACCTCACATCATTGGGACGGGAAAAATCAGCTCATGTCAACACAATTTTCAAGCAGACCGAAAGTGATGCTTTTAAAGACATTTCAAAAAAAGAACAGGAAGATTTTCTCAAAACCTTTCAGAAAATCTGCCACAATCTGACAGAAACGGAGCACTAA